The nucleotide window AGACTTACTGGAAGTAGTAGTGAGTTTAGATACTAAAATATCAAGGAGCAAAAAGGGAATTAGTAAACTACCCAGCTTTACGACGGGGCATCCCCACCTCATGATTCTCTGCTTCTCTGAGCAATCTTTATCCCCCATAGTAGAGGTTCCATTGAACCTTCTATAATATATGGAAGAGGGGTTACGGCGAGTTCGCTCTACACAAGCACTAAGGGCAGACCCATGATCCAGCTCTTTCTGCCAAGGTCTGATTCATTTTTATCACTTTTTTGATAATAAACTTTTCTAAAAGGGTGCTATTCATCCAATGGTACGGGACTTTCGCCCCTCAACACCCGATAAGGTAAGGACGGCGTTATCACTACTTTGAAGTTCAGATAGCATTTATAGGAAAATCGTTACACTTTTACGTTACGTTAAAAATATATAACGAATCTTTCCTGGTTAGATGAGAAATGTTTATTGATAAGCTATAATATTAAGAAGTACAATGAAAGATATTTATAAATACATGGATAAATATTTTGACTTTTTATGATAAGGGAATTTCCTAAAACTACTATTCAGATTACAAAACTATCTTTAGCGTACTTGAGGAGAGAAGTATGTAAGAGATCTTGATGTAAATTTGCTGGCCTAAGAATAACTTCATCTTTATCTTAGAAAACTTTATATATTACTATAACTAGTTCCTAATAATGGAAGAGGTTAAGGTAACGAGGAATTATCAGATTACCATACCTTATGAAATAAGGCAAAAATTAGGAATAAAAATAGGTGATAAGCTAATTGTGACAGTTGATGGAGACAAAATAGTTATTGAAAAGAAGAAGGGAAATATATCTTCTCTAAACTTAACTTTAGGTAAGAAAATAACTGATGAGGAAATAAATGAGACAATAAATGAGGCTGGAAGAGAAATTGCAGACAGTAGTTGATACAAATTTTATAATAGCCATAATTTTTAGGGACCATGAGAAACATGAAGAAGCATTAAAGGAATGGGAAATTATTGAAAAAGCTTACTTGCCCCTAATTTCACTATCAGAACTCTCCTATT belongs to Saccharolobus solfataricus and includes:
- a CDS encoding AbrB/MazE/SpoVT family DNA-binding domain-containing protein, which translates into the protein MEEVKVTRNYQITIPYEIRQKLGIKIGDKLIVTVDGDKIVIEKKKGNISSLNLTLGKKITDEEINETINEAGREIADSS